One region of Salinibacterium sp. TMP30 genomic DNA includes:
- a CDS encoding DUF488 domain-containing protein, whose translation MRPQTIFTIGHSTHSIEEFIRMLRANDVDRVVDVRTVPGSRHNPQFGEQELSHSLTAEGIRYERIAELGGLRHTPASHKSINGAWRNKSFRNYADYMQTPEFAEGLRELRAAATESIVAIMCAEAVPWRCHRSLIGDAFLVRDIPVGDIMSATSTKPHALTRFAKVDGDRLWYPPE comes from the coding sequence GTGCGACCGCAAACAATCTTTACGATCGGCCATTCCACCCATTCAATCGAAGAATTCATTCGGATGCTGCGGGCAAACGATGTCGATCGAGTGGTTGATGTTCGCACGGTACCCGGCTCCCGGCATAACCCGCAGTTTGGCGAACAGGAACTCTCGCACAGCCTGACTGCTGAGGGCATCCGGTATGAGCGGATTGCCGAACTCGGGGGTCTCCGGCACACGCCAGCCAGTCACAAGTCGATCAATGGCGCCTGGAGGAACAAGAGTTTTCGCAACTATGCAGATTACATGCAGACCCCGGAATTCGCCGAGGGACTTCGCGAACTACGTGCGGCTGCTACCGAAAGCATCGTTGCAATCATGTGCGCTGAAGCGGTGCCCTGGCGCTGCCACCGCTCCCTGATCGGGGATGCGTTCCTCGTGCGCGACATCCCCGTCGGGGACATCATGAGCGCTACATCCACAAAGCCTCACGCACTGACGCGGTTTGCGAAAGTCGACGGTGATCGACTGTGGTATCCGCCTGAGTAA
- a CDS encoding GntR family transcriptional regulator, translating to MITVDQSLAAPVFEQIRGQIAHAIRSGALEAGARLPSIRQLAVDLRVAPGTVARAFTELESAGLIRSDRRGARVEETDVASEDLRASAEQFIRNARSASIPLEDALSMIRADWSAAATSNF from the coding sequence GTGATCACCGTTGACCAGTCGCTCGCGGCGCCCGTATTCGAACAGATCCGGGGGCAGATCGCGCACGCCATCCGCAGCGGCGCACTCGAAGCCGGTGCCCGGCTTCCCTCAATACGTCAGCTTGCGGTGGATCTTCGCGTAGCGCCCGGAACGGTCGCGCGAGCCTTCACCGAACTGGAGAGTGCCGGGCTGATCCGCAGCGATCGACGTGGTGCCCGTGTCGAAGAGACGGATGTCGCGAGCGAGGATCTTCGTGCTTCAGCAGAGCAGTTCATCCGCAACGCGCGCAGCGCATCGATCCCGCTCGAGGACGCCCTCAGCATGATCAGAGCCGACTGGTCGGCGGCAGCCACAAGTAACTTTTAG
- a CDS encoding low specificity L-threonine aldolase, with translation MTSTDSILRGYLSDNAAGASPQILDAVVAASAGPAAPYGNDPLTARMRAKMAAAFECELDVFAVGTGSAANGIGLAALTRPWGSILAHADSHINNDEAGAPEFFTDGSKIVLLGGEHSKIDPDELRVAAHAGRGDVHSVQASVLSITQVTETGSVYTIDELRELTTIAREAGLRIHMDGARFANALVALDVSPAEMTWKLGVNMLSFGATKNGALTADAIISFDPTLATELSFRHKRGGQLTSKMRFQAAQLDAYLTNDLWLDNARQANAMAARLRAGIADVAGVTVTSEPGSNILFAVFPDELSEALHDRGFGFYTNRWEPGVVRIVVSFAHEAADIDEFVAAIRELA, from the coding sequence ATGACCTCGACCGATTCCATCCTGCGCGGGTATTTGAGTGACAACGCTGCCGGTGCTTCGCCACAGATATTGGATGCCGTTGTTGCGGCATCCGCTGGCCCGGCAGCTCCCTATGGCAATGATCCGCTCACGGCCCGGATGCGTGCCAAGATGGCGGCAGCGTTCGAGTGCGAGCTCGACGTCTTCGCGGTCGGTACGGGTTCGGCGGCAAACGGGATTGGTCTTGCGGCATTGACGCGCCCGTGGGGAAGCATTCTCGCGCATGCGGATAGCCACATAAACAATGATGAGGCTGGCGCGCCGGAGTTCTTCACCGATGGCTCAAAGATCGTCTTGCTGGGTGGCGAGCACTCCAAGATTGACCCGGATGAGTTGCGGGTGGCGGCGCACGCCGGCCGGGGCGACGTTCACAGTGTTCAGGCCTCGGTGCTCAGCATTACGCAGGTAACGGAGACCGGCAGCGTGTACACGATTGATGAGCTGCGCGAGCTGACAACAATCGCCCGTGAGGCAGGGCTCCGCATCCACATGGATGGCGCCCGCTTCGCAAACGCACTCGTTGCACTCGACGTCAGCCCTGCCGAAATGACCTGGAAGCTCGGCGTAAACATGCTCTCGTTTGGCGCAACAAAGAATGGTGCGCTCACTGCGGATGCCATTATTTCCTTCGATCCGACCCTCGCAACGGAGTTGTCGTTCCGGCACAAGCGCGGTGGCCAACTGACCTCCAAGATGCGGTTTCAGGCCGCCCAGCTCGACGCCTACCTCACCAATGATTTGTGGCTCGATAACGCCCGTCAGGCGAACGCAATGGCGGCGCGGCTGCGCGCGGGGATCGCGGATGTCGCAGGCGTGACCGTCACGAGCGAACCCGGCAGCAATATCCTCTTCGCCGTCTTCCCTGACGAGCTCTCAGAAGCGCTCCACGATCGCGGTTTTGGTTTCTACACCAACCGTTGGGAGCCTGGTGTCGTGCGCATCGTGGTGTCGTTCGCGCATGAGGCTGCTGACATTGACGAGTTTGTGGCTGCCATTCGCGAACTTGCCTAG
- a CDS encoding CsbD family protein, with translation MGNDNGKIDHKAEELGGKAKEVAGDATNDESLEAEGKREQAAANLKQAGDNVKDAVTD, from the coding sequence ATGGGAAACGACAATGGAAAGATCGACCACAAGGCCGAAGAGCTCGGCGGCAAAGCTAAGGAAGTCGCTGGCGATGCCACTAACGATGAGTCGTTAGAAGCTGAAGGAAAGCGCGAGCAGGCTGCCGCAAACCTCAAGCAGGCCGGCGACAACGTGAAAGACGCTGTCACTGACTAA
- a CDS encoding Lrp/AsnC family transcriptional regulator, producing MSDDLDPIDTKILALLSRDARVSNAAIANAVGIAASTAHTRIKSLFDRGLITGYHAALNQAKLGRGLQAIIGVSLRPGARQESIQVFTDEVRRLPEVIQLFFVGGNDDFLVHIAVENSSSVRLFVVDHLSARHSVASTNTSMIFEYHRNSVATDFS from the coding sequence ATGTCCGATGACCTTGACCCGATCGACACAAAGATTCTTGCCCTCCTCTCTCGAGATGCTCGGGTGAGTAACGCCGCTATCGCCAATGCGGTGGGGATCGCAGCATCCACCGCCCACACCCGCATCAAGTCACTCTTCGACCGCGGCCTTATCACCGGATATCACGCAGCGCTTAATCAAGCGAAGCTCGGCCGGGGTCTTCAAGCGATTATTGGAGTATCGCTGCGTCCGGGCGCCCGCCAAGAGAGCATTCAGGTGTTCACTGACGAAGTTCGCCGGCTGCCAGAAGTCATCCAATTGTTCTTCGTCGGCGGTAACGACGACTTCCTGGTTCACATTGCTGTCGAAAACTCCTCCAGCGTTCGCCTCTTCGTCGTCGACCACCTCTCCGCCCGACACAGCGTCGCCTCCACCAACACCAGCATGATTTTCGAATATCACCGCAACTCGGTCGCCACCGACTTTTCCTAA
- a CDS encoding DUF1731 domain-containing protein, which yields MVTAKPVAVIAGASGFVGTALVQAFRDDGYDVRLIGRSAEVTWNDPSGIARVIDGAAVVINLAGKSVNCRYTDANRNEILRSRVDTTRALREAIATASNPPAVWFNSSTATIYRHSTDRPNTDADGELGDGFSVDVARNWENEFFDGDLPQTRRVALRMAIVLGDGPATNILFRLARIGLGGPQIDSWWFPHRRYRGIGPSPSGSERTSWHRTSGKQKFSWVHIEDVMGAVRFLLAREDIDGPINISSPHPADNRTLMRTLRRAVGAPFGLPAWKWMLEPAMWVLRTEPELVLKSRWVLPGALTDAGFTFAYPDLNDAVEDIAARQ from the coding sequence ATCGTGACGGCGAAACCGGTGGCAGTAATCGCAGGGGCGAGTGGCTTTGTGGGCACTGCGTTGGTGCAGGCGTTCCGCGACGATGGCTACGACGTTCGACTCATCGGCCGCTCGGCTGAGGTGACGTGGAACGATCCTTCCGGTATCGCCCGGGTGATCGATGGTGCCGCTGTGGTGATCAACTTGGCGGGCAAGTCGGTGAACTGCCGTTACACCGACGCCAACCGCAACGAGATTCTGCGGTCTCGAGTCGACACCACTCGGGCATTGCGAGAGGCGATCGCCACTGCATCCAACCCGCCTGCGGTCTGGTTCAATTCGTCGACCGCCACCATCTACCGCCACTCGACCGACCGCCCCAATACTGACGCCGATGGTGAGCTTGGTGATGGATTCTCGGTCGATGTTGCCCGCAACTGGGAGAACGAATTCTTCGACGGGGACCTGCCGCAGACCCGGCGCGTCGCACTGCGCATGGCGATTGTGCTCGGCGATGGCCCGGCAACAAACATCCTGTTCCGCCTTGCGCGCATCGGTTTGGGCGGCCCCCAAATCGACAGCTGGTGGTTTCCGCACCGGCGCTACCGCGGCATCGGTCCGTCGCCTTCGGGCAGCGAGCGAACGTCGTGGCACCGCACCTCAGGCAAACAAAAGTTCAGCTGGGTGCACATCGAGGATGTGATGGGCGCGGTCAGATTCCTCCTCGCCCGCGAGGACATCGACGGCCCCATCAACATCTCGTCTCCGCACCCCGCCGACAACCGCACCCTCATGCGCACCCTGCGGCGCGCAGTCGGTGCACCTTTCGGCCTACCCGCCTGGAAGTGGATGCTCGAGCCCGCCATGTGGGTTCTCCGAACCGAGCCCGAACTTGTGCTCAAAAGCCGGTGGGTTCTGCCCGGTGCGCTGACTGACGCCGGGTTCACATTCGCGTATCCCGACCTCAACGATGCCGTCGAGGATATTGCCGCTCGACAGTGA
- the ald gene encoding alanine dehydrogenase: protein MYISVPAEIKNNENRVAITPAGVDTLVAGGHVVTLQSGAGIGSGFSDADYAAAGARIVVAADEVWASAELVVKVKEPIASEYGYFRKDLTLFTYLHLAADRALTEALVASGTTAIAYETVQGDDRSLPLLAPMSEVAGRLSIVAGAHALLKAEGGGGQLLGGVAGTPKAKVVVIGGGVAGEHAAANALGLGANVTIIDISLPRLRALEVRFNGEVQTRVSTRYEIAEQLLEADLVIGSVLIPGAAAPKLVTDEMVASMKPGSVLVDIAIDQGGCFEGSHATTYDDPTFAVHNSLYYCVANMPGAVPRTSTRALSNATLPHIVAIANLGWDVAAAASPALARGLNVYAGEIVNEGVRAAMAVA, encoded by the coding sequence ATGTATATTTCCGTGCCTGCTGAAATCAAGAACAATGAAAACCGTGTTGCGATCACTCCTGCGGGTGTCGACACCTTGGTGGCAGGCGGACATGTCGTCACTCTGCAGTCAGGAGCCGGCATTGGTAGTGGCTTTTCCGATGCGGATTACGCTGCAGCGGGCGCGCGCATCGTCGTTGCGGCTGACGAGGTCTGGGCATCCGCCGAACTCGTCGTGAAGGTGAAAGAGCCGATTGCGTCGGAGTATGGCTACTTTCGCAAAGATTTGACCCTCTTCACGTACCTGCACTTGGCGGCCGACCGCGCCCTGACCGAAGCCCTTGTTGCTTCCGGCACCACCGCGATCGCGTACGAAACCGTTCAAGGCGACGACCGGTCGCTTCCCCTGCTCGCCCCCATGAGCGAGGTCGCTGGTCGACTGTCGATCGTCGCTGGCGCCCACGCTCTGCTCAAGGCTGAGGGTGGCGGCGGGCAACTGTTGGGCGGAGTTGCGGGAACCCCGAAGGCAAAGGTCGTCGTCATTGGCGGTGGTGTCGCTGGTGAACACGCTGCAGCGAACGCTTTGGGTTTGGGCGCAAACGTCACGATCATCGACATTTCCTTGCCGCGTCTTCGCGCGCTCGAAGTGCGTTTCAACGGTGAAGTACAGACTCGTGTCTCGACGCGCTACGAAATCGCCGAGCAGCTTCTCGAGGCCGACCTCGTCATCGGTTCGGTGCTGATCCCCGGAGCCGCAGCCCCCAAGCTGGTCACCGACGAAATGGTTGCGTCGATGAAGCCCGGTTCGGTGCTCGTCGACATTGCGATCGACCAGGGCGGATGCTTCGAAGGCTCCCACGCCACCACCTACGACGACCCCACCTTCGCCGTGCATAACTCGCTCTACTACTGCGTCGCCAACATGCCCGGTGCTGTCCCGCGCACCTCGACGCGCGCGCTCAGCAATGCGACTCTTCCGCACATCGTCGCAATCGCGAACCTGGGATGGGATGTCGCCGCTGCTGCGTCCCCTGCCCTCGCTCGCGGCCTGAACGTGTACGCCGGCGAGATCGTCAACGAGGGCGTTCGTGCGGCAATGGCTGTCGCCTAA
- a CDS encoding ion channel has protein sequence MPVVLTVLGVAVILMVLVDVFLTILSTSTAGPLTRAWSRPMWKTLLAIHRRTPIHRALSMTGPLMVVISILVWYGLLVFGTWLIYVAHPGSVVNNTTRIASDPGQVFYFVPTTLTGLGYGDLVPDGYPWTAIATTMALLGTFVLTLSLSYVISVVSAAIARRAMASGVRALGDNPVSVVRHAQLDDPVNSMQNYVASVASLVSKAAESQRAYPVLRYFHSARAATAAAPAVLLLADAAFLLRIQQAEHEPVRGITVVIESAVAEFIEAKTTRSPPASSTGENSLRAYAVELGIDVDPTSVFERQLNTYLPQRETLVAACADDGWTVP, from the coding sequence ATGCCGGTGGTTCTGACCGTGCTCGGCGTTGCCGTCATCCTGATGGTCCTTGTCGATGTTTTTCTGACTATTCTGAGTACCTCAACGGCCGGTCCGCTGACCCGCGCATGGTCGCGCCCGATGTGGAAAACCCTCTTGGCGATCCATCGCCGCACCCCGATCCACCGGGCGCTGAGCATGACCGGTCCACTCATGGTCGTGATCTCGATCTTGGTTTGGTATGGACTACTCGTGTTTGGCACTTGGCTGATTTATGTTGCTCATCCCGGCTCAGTGGTTAACAACACCACCCGAATTGCCTCAGACCCCGGGCAAGTTTTCTACTTTGTTCCGACTACCTTGACAGGGCTCGGTTACGGGGATTTGGTTCCGGATGGCTATCCGTGGACCGCTATCGCAACCACAATGGCACTCCTGGGCACGTTCGTGCTCACACTCTCGCTGTCGTACGTTATCTCCGTCGTCTCTGCGGCGATTGCCCGACGCGCGATGGCGTCTGGGGTTCGCGCGCTCGGCGACAACCCGGTGAGCGTAGTGCGCCATGCTCAGCTCGACGACCCCGTGAATTCGATGCAGAACTACGTAGCGAGCGTGGCGTCGCTGGTGAGCAAAGCTGCTGAATCCCAACGCGCATACCCGGTACTGCGGTACTTTCACAGCGCCAGAGCGGCAACCGCTGCAGCGCCAGCAGTGCTCCTACTGGCCGATGCCGCCTTCCTCCTTCGAATTCAACAAGCAGAGCACGAGCCAGTCCGGGGAATTACGGTTGTGATCGAGAGCGCCGTCGCCGAATTCATCGAAGCAAAAACCACGCGTTCGCCACCGGCATCATCGACGGGGGAGAATAGTCTTCGCGCCTATGCCGTCGAATTGGGGATCGATGTCGACCCCACATCCGTATTCGAACGTCAACTTAACACCTATCTCCCGCAACGAGAAACTCTCGTCGCTGCTTGTGCCGACGACGGGTGGACAGTGCCATAG
- a CDS encoding SRPBCC family protein, protein MGTVSKDIQVEVPISVAYNQWTQFEDFPAFMSGVKSITQLGDRKLHWEVSVGGVDREFDAEIVEQHPDERIAWNSTGDKVHAGVVTFYRISDDSTKVTLQMDWKPEGFVEKAGEILQIDDMQIGKDLAEFKRLIESNGFESGEWRGDVPRAEDGLGR, encoded by the coding sequence GTGGGAACCGTATCCAAAGATATTCAGGTCGAAGTTCCGATCAGTGTCGCCTACAACCAGTGGACCCAGTTCGAAGATTTTCCAGCCTTCATGTCAGGAGTGAAGTCGATTACTCAGCTCGGCGACCGCAAACTCCATTGGGAAGTATCCGTGGGTGGGGTCGATCGAGAGTTTGATGCCGAAATCGTCGAGCAGCACCCCGATGAGCGGATCGCCTGGAACAGTACCGGAGATAAGGTTCACGCAGGTGTAGTGACCTTCTACCGCATCAGCGACGACTCCACCAAGGTCACCCTGCAGATGGACTGGAAGCCAGAAGGGTTCGTCGAGAAAGCTGGCGAGATCTTGCAGATCGATGACATGCAAATCGGCAAGGACTTGGCCGAGTTCAAGCGACTCATCGAATCCAACGGTTTTGAGTCCGGAGAATGGCGCGGCGATGTTCCGCGAGCAGAAGACGGGCTCGGTCGCTAG